The DNA sequence TTGGCTTTAACCGGCTTATCTTTTTTCACGCTGCTGCGCTTTTTGCTTTTGTTTGGTTTCGCTTTTAGCTGGGCTTGTTTTTTGGTAGGGGCGCGTAAGCCTTTGAACTTAGCCGCTAGGCCTTCACCTTCTAGTATTGTAAATTCGACTTTTTGTTCTAGTAAGGCCTCTAAGCTCTTAAAGCTATTCCAATCTTTTGGTCCAACCAAGGAATAGGCTTTTCCAAGGTTTCCTGCTCGACCGGTTCTGCCAATGCGGTGCACATATTCTTCAACATGCTTGGGCATGTCGAAGTTAATCACGTGTGATACCTGAACAATGTCTAGCCCTCGCGAGGCTAAGTCGGTGGTAAACAAGACTTGTTGATGACCTCGACTAAACTCATCCATGATTTTGTTGCGAGCACCTTGGCTTAAGTCTGCGTTAAGCGCTGAGCACGTTAAACCTTGCTGATTAAAGGCGTCGGCTAAACGCTGGGTATCGGCGCGAGTTGCGGTAAAAACAATGGCTTGTTTCAGTTGATCTTGCTTTAGTAGTTGGCTCAACTGAAGCTGTTTTTGGTCTAAGTTATCACTGAGAACAAAGTGTTGGCTGATATCTTGATGCTGAGTGAAACTAAAGCCTACAGCGATTCGTTCTGGTTCATTAAGTAACTTCAAAGCAAATGAGTTAATGGCGGCATCATCAAGGGTTGCTGAAAACATCAAGGTTTGGCGTTTACGGTGATTTGCCGCTTGATTAACGATGTTAAGCTGTTCTGAGAAACCTAAATCTAGCATTCGGTCTGCTTCATCTA is a window from the Agarivorans sp. TSD2052 genome containing:
- a CDS encoding DEAD/DEAH box helicase, which gives rise to MQFSEFGLDPRLNKTIEHFGFAEATEIQTRAIPAAMAGKDLLASSKTGSGKTLAYLLPAMQRMLKTRALSKRDPRTLILTPTRELAKQVFAQLRLLVANTQTRACLISGGENFNDQSKVLRKDPHIIVATPGRLADHLSKRHLYLEGLELLILDEADRMLDLGFSEQLNIVNQAANHRKRQTLMFSATLDDAAINSFALKLLNEPERIAVGFSFTQHQDISQHFVLSDNLDQKQLQLSQLLKQDQLKQAIVFTATRADTQRLADAFNQQGLTCSALNADLSQGARNKIMDEFSRGHQQVLFTTDLASRGLDIVQVSHVINFDMPKHVEEYVHRIGRTGRAGNLGKAYSLVGPKDWNSFKSLEALLEQKVEFTILEGEGLAAKFKGLRAPTKKQAQLKAKPNKSKKRSSVKKDKPVKANRTFDVGTDMGDAPIVRQKKAINPIDIDSDDIEE